A window of the Streptomyces formicae genome harbors these coding sequences:
- the tyrS gene encoding tyrosine--tRNA ligase: protein MTDIVDELKWRGLFALSTDEDALRKALADGPVTFYCGFDPTAPSLHVGHLVQALTMRRLQQAGHRPLALVGGATGQIGDPKPTAERTLNDPETVAAWVERVRAQIEPFLSFEGENAAVMVNNLDWTAGMSAIEFLRDIGKHFRVNKMLTKDSVARRLESDQGISYTEFSYQLLQGMDFLELYRRYGCTLQQGGSDQWGNLTAGLDLIHRLEPHATAHALATPLMTKADGTKFGKTEGGAVWLDPEMTTPYAFYQFWLNVDDRDVSGYMRILSFKSREELEELEELTEERPQARAAQRALAEELTTLVHGADQCAAVIAASKALFGQGELAELDGATLAAALSELPHARVTELGPVADLFAEVGLVASKSAARRTIKEGGAYVNNAKVAAEDAVAAPGDLLHGRWLVLRRGKKNLAAVEVAAG from the coding sequence GTGACGGACATCGTCGACGAGCTGAAGTGGCGCGGGCTGTTCGCCCTGTCCACTGACGAGGACGCTTTGCGCAAGGCGCTCGCGGACGGTCCCGTCACGTTCTATTGCGGCTTCGACCCGACCGCGCCCAGCCTGCACGTGGGCCACCTCGTGCAGGCGCTCACCATGCGCCGGCTCCAGCAGGCGGGCCACCGCCCGCTGGCGCTGGTGGGCGGGGCGACAGGGCAGATCGGCGACCCGAAGCCGACCGCCGAGCGCACGCTGAACGATCCGGAGACCGTCGCGGCCTGGGTGGAGCGCGTGCGCGCCCAGATCGAGCCGTTCCTGTCCTTCGAGGGCGAGAACGCGGCGGTCATGGTCAACAACCTGGACTGGACGGCGGGGATGTCCGCCATCGAGTTCCTGAGGGACATCGGCAAGCACTTCCGCGTCAACAAGATGCTGACGAAGGACTCGGTCGCCCGCCGACTGGAGTCCGACCAGGGCATCAGCTACACGGAGTTCAGCTACCAGCTGCTTCAGGGCATGGACTTCCTGGAGCTGTACCGGCGCTACGGCTGCACCCTGCAGCAGGGCGGCAGCGACCAGTGGGGCAATCTGACGGCCGGTCTCGACCTGATCCACCGTCTGGAGCCGCACGCCACGGCGCACGCGCTGGCCACGCCGCTGATGACCAAGGCGGACGGCACGAAGTTCGGCAAGACCGAGGGCGGCGCCGTCTGGCTGGACCCGGAGATGACGACGCCGTACGCGTTCTACCAGTTCTGGCTGAACGTGGACGACCGCGATGTGTCGGGGTACATGCGGATTCTCAGCTTCAAGAGCCGTGAGGAGCTGGAGGAGCTGGAGGAGCTCACCGAGGAGCGTCCGCAGGCGCGTGCCGCGCAGCGTGCGCTCGCCGAGGAGCTGACGACGCTCGTGCACGGCGCCGACCAGTGCGCGGCGGTCATCGCCGCGTCGAAGGCGCTCTTCGGCCAGGGTGAGCTCGCCGAGCTGGACGGGGCGACGCTGGCCGCGGCGCTCTCGGAGCTGCCGCACGCACGGGTGACCGAGCTCGGCCCGGTCGCCGATCTCTTCGCGGAGGTCGGTCTGGTGGCGAGCAAGTCCGCTGCCCGGCGCACGATCAAGGAAGGCGGCGCCTACGTGAACAACGCGAAGGTGGCGGCCGAGGACGCCGTCGCCGCGCCCGGGGACCTGCTGCACGGCCGGTGGCTGGTGCTGCGCCGCGGCAAGAAGAACCTGGCCGCGGTGGAGGTCGCCGCGGGCTGA
- the moaA gene encoding GTP 3',8-cyclase MoaA: MLIDTYGRVATDLRVSLTDRCNLRCAYCMPEEGLQWLTKSTLLTDDEIVRLIRIAVTDLGITEVRFTGGEPLLRPGLVGIVERCAALEPRPRMSLTTNGIGLKRTATALKAAGLDRVNVSLDTLRPDVFKTLTRRDRHHDVLEGLQAAGDAGLTPVKVNTVLMPGLNDDEAPELLAWAVEHEYELRFIEQMPLDAQHGWKRDGMITAGDILQSLRTRFDLTPEGDEARGSAPAERWIVDGGPHRVGVIASVTRPFCAACDRTRLTADGQIRTCLFAQEETDLRGALRSGAPDEEIARIWRLAMWGKKAGSGLDDPTFLQPTRPMSAIGG, encoded by the coding sequence GTGCTCATCGACACGTACGGCCGTGTGGCCACTGACCTGAGGGTCTCGCTCACGGACCGCTGCAATCTGCGCTGTGCCTACTGCATGCCCGAAGAGGGCCTGCAGTGGCTGACCAAGTCCACGCTGCTCACCGACGACGAGATCGTCCGGCTGATCCGCATCGCCGTCACCGACCTGGGGATCACCGAGGTCCGCTTCACCGGCGGGGAGCCGCTGCTGCGGCCCGGTCTCGTCGGCATCGTCGAGCGCTGCGCCGCGCTGGAGCCGCGCCCCAGGATGTCCCTGACCACCAACGGCATAGGTCTGAAGCGCACCGCCACGGCGCTCAAGGCCGCCGGCCTCGACCGGGTCAACGTCTCCCTCGACACCCTGCGCCCCGACGTCTTCAAGACCCTCACCCGCCGCGACCGCCACCACGACGTGCTGGAAGGACTCCAGGCCGCCGGCGACGCCGGACTGACCCCCGTCAAGGTCAACACCGTCCTGATGCCGGGGCTGAACGACGACGAGGCCCCCGAGCTGCTCGCCTGGGCGGTCGAGCACGAGTACGAGCTGCGTTTCATCGAGCAGATGCCCCTCGACGCCCAGCACGGCTGGAAGCGGGACGGCATGATCACCGCCGGTGACATCCTGCAGTCGCTGCGTACGCGCTTCGACCTCACCCCCGAGGGCGACGAGGCCCGGGGCTCCGCGCCGGCGGAGCGCTGGATCGTGGACGGCGGACCTCACCGGGTCGGCGTGATCGCCTCCGTCACCCGCCCCTTCTGCGCCGCCTGCGACCGCACCCGCCTCACCGCCGACGGACAGATCCGCACCTGCCTCTTCGCCCAGGAGGAGACGGATCTGCGCGGCGCGCTGCGCTCCGGCGCCCCTGACGAGGAGATCGCCCGGATCTGGCGGCTCGCGATGTGGGGGAAGAAGGCCGGATCCGGGCTGGACGACCCGACCTTCCTTCAGCCCACGCGCCCCATGTCAGCCATCGGCGGCTGA
- a CDS encoding DUF3099 domain-containing protein produces the protein MRKRSAGEVFRITGARQGLADDVRRRQRRYVISMSVRTVSVILAAVLWNVERHVAIVALVLGALLPYVAVVIANAGRENAPSLPSTFIPPPVRPMLDPGGSPAQDDGETPEPAGSAKLRNSSDQS, from the coding sequence ATGCGGAAGCGGAGTGCGGGCGAGGTCTTCCGGATCACCGGGGCCCGGCAGGGGCTCGCGGACGACGTCCGCCGCCGGCAGCGCCGTTATGTGATCTCGATGTCCGTGCGGACCGTGTCCGTGATCCTGGCGGCCGTGCTCTGGAACGTCGAGCGGCATGTGGCGATCGTGGCGCTGGTGCTGGGCGCGCTGCTGCCGTACGTCGCCGTGGTCATCGCCAACGCCGGGCGGGAGAACGCCCCCTCGCTGCCGTCGACCTTCATCCCCCCGCCGGTGCGGCCGATGCTGGACCCGGGCGGATCCCCGGCGCAGGACGACGGTGAGACACCGGAACCCGCGGGGTCCGCGAAGCTCAGGAATAGCTCAGATCAATCGTGA
- a CDS encoding lysoplasmalogenase: MSRTRGPARLLLVLFAAAVLLDLGALLAGWRTGHLIAKPLLMPLLAAYAVTRGAPRPLIAALLCGWAGDVLLMTGADWAFLAGMGAFAAGHVCYLGLFGRGRPSRALGVVYAAVLAVSLALLWADLPAGLRIPVAAYSLLLTAVAYRSSVLGRTAGTGGALFLLSDMLLATGLAEWRQPPVPDFWIMLTYAAAQYLLTTGALDTHGRGAAEGRASREARTAV; encoded by the coding sequence ATGAGCCGGACGAGAGGTCCCGCCCGGCTCCTCCTGGTGCTCTTCGCGGCCGCCGTACTCCTCGACCTCGGCGCCCTGCTCGCCGGCTGGCGCACCGGGCATCTGATCGCCAAGCCGCTGCTGATGCCCCTGCTCGCGGCGTACGCGGTCACGCGCGGCGCGCCCCGGCCGCTGATCGCGGCCCTGCTCTGCGGCTGGGCCGGGGACGTGCTCCTGATGACGGGCGCCGACTGGGCGTTCCTCGCCGGGATGGGGGCCTTCGCCGCCGGGCACGTCTGCTACCTCGGGCTCTTCGGCCGCGGGCGTCCGAGCCGGGCGCTCGGCGTCGTGTACGCCGCGGTCCTCGCCGTGTCGCTCGCGCTGCTCTGGGCCGATCTGCCCGCGGGGCTGCGGATCCCCGTCGCCGCGTACTCGCTGCTGCTCACGGCCGTGGCCTACAGGTCGAGCGTGCTCGGCCGCACGGCGGGCACCGGCGGGGCGCTGTTCCTGCTCTCCGACATGCTCCTCGCGACCGGCCTCGCCGAGTGGCGGCAGCCGCCCGTGCCGGACTTCTGGATCATGCTCACGTATGCGGCGGCGCAGTACCTGCTGACCACGGGCGCCCTGGACACACACGGGCGCGGGGCCGCCGAGGGCCGGGCGTCCCGTGAGGCGCGTACTGCCGTCTGA
- a CDS encoding S8 family serine peptidase — protein MAHPRSRRTRAIALPAGLALTASLGFLPAGAASALPADDAAAAATVTTDGPKLSYVVNTYGGHYTAASVKRAIEKAGGTVVIAYDQIGVIVVHSQNPDFAKQIREVRGVASAGATRTNPIAPQADTAIDLEQPLGSAEATRAAAQATDEQDPFEPLQWDLPAIKADKAHQKTLGSKKVTVAVIDTGVDDTHPDLAPNFDVAASANCVSGKPDTTAGSWRPAAGESDHGTHVAGTIAAAKNGVGVTGVAPGVKVSGIKVANPDGFFYTESVVCGFVWAAEHGVDVTNNSYYTDPWLFACKNDADQKALLESVTRATRYAERKGAVNVAAAGNSRMDLAADELTDTTSPNDTTPVTRQVDPRECLDYPTMLPGVVTVSATGAKGLKSSYSNYGNGNIDIAAPGGDSTAYQAPDAPATSGLILSTVMNGGYGYKAGTSMASPHVAGVAALIKSAHPRASAAEVKALLYAQADDTACGAPYDINGDGTIDAVCEGGKSKNGFYGTGMTDALDAVRR, from the coding sequence ATGGCTCATCCGCGATCCAGACGAACGCGTGCGATAGCCCTGCCCGCAGGTCTGGCGCTCACGGCCTCGCTCGGATTCCTGCCCGCGGGCGCGGCGTCGGCCCTCCCCGCCGACGACGCCGCCGCTGCCGCGACGGTGACGACCGACGGACCGAAGCTGTCGTACGTGGTCAACACGTACGGCGGTCACTACACCGCCGCGTCGGTGAAGCGGGCGATCGAGAAGGCTGGCGGCACGGTGGTGATCGCCTACGACCAGATCGGCGTCATCGTCGTCCACTCGCAGAACCCCGACTTCGCGAAGCAGATCCGCGAGGTCAGGGGGGTCGCGTCGGCCGGTGCCACCCGCACCAACCCGATCGCCCCGCAGGCCGACACGGCCATCGACCTGGAGCAGCCGCTCGGTTCGGCCGAGGCGACCAGGGCCGCGGCGCAGGCGACGGACGAGCAGGACCCGTTCGAGCCGCTCCAGTGGGACCTGCCCGCCATCAAGGCGGACAAGGCCCACCAGAAGACGCTCGGCAGCAAGAAGGTCACCGTCGCGGTCATCGACACGGGTGTCGACGACACCCACCCCGATCTCGCGCCGAACTTCGACGTCGCGGCGTCCGCCAACTGCGTGAGCGGCAAGCCGGACACCACGGCCGGCTCCTGGCGGCCTGCCGCGGGCGAGAGCGACCACGGCACCCATGTGGCGGGCACCATCGCCGCCGCGAAGAACGGCGTGGGCGTCACCGGTGTCGCGCCCGGCGTGAAGGTCTCCGGCATCAAGGTGGCCAACCCCGACGGCTTCTTCTACACGGAGTCGGTCGTCTGCGGCTTCGTCTGGGCCGCCGAGCACGGTGTCGACGTCACCAACAACAGCTACTACACGGACCCGTGGCTGTTCGCGTGCAAGAACGACGCGGACCAGAAGGCCCTCCTGGAGTCGGTCACCCGGGCCACCCGGTACGCCGAGCGCAAGGGCGCGGTCAACGTCGCCGCGGCCGGCAACTCCCGGATGGACCTGGCGGCGGACGAGCTGACCGACACGACCAGCCCCAACGACACGACGCCGGTGACGCGCCAGGTCGACCCGCGCGAGTGCCTCGACTACCCGACCATGCTGCCGGGTGTCGTCACGGTCTCCGCGACCGGCGCCAAGGGCCTGAAGTCGTCGTACTCGAACTACGGCAACGGCAACATCGACATCGCGGCCCCGGGCGGCGACTCGACGGCGTACCAGGCTCCGGACGCCCCGGCGACCAGCGGGCTGATCCTGTCCACGGTGATGAACGGCGGATACGGCTACAAGGCCGGTACGTCGATGGCCTCCCCGCATGTCGCGGGCGTCGCCGCGCTCATCAAGTCGGCGCACCCGCGTGCCTCGGCGGCCGAGGTCAAGGCGCTGCTGTACGCGCAGGCCGACGACACCGCGTGCGGTGCGCCGTACGACATCAACGGTGACGGCACGATCGACGCGGTCTGCGAGGGCGGCAAGAGCAAGAACGGGTTCTACGGGACGGGTATGACGGACGCGCTGGACGCGGTGCGCCGCTAG
- a CDS encoding metallopeptidase TldD-related protein has product MSAVSKPHEIVERALDLSTADGCVVIADEESSANLRWAGNALTTNGVTRGRTLTVIATMDGKEGTASGVVSRSAVTVDDLEPLVRAAEAAARAAGPAEDAQPLVTGVPVAGDFTDAPAETSSAVFTDFAPALGEAFARARSGGRELYGFAHHRLTSTYLGTSTGVRLRHDQPTGTLEVNAKSAGSGGAAPRSAWAGRSTRDFKDVDPAALDVELATRLGWAERRIELPAGRYETLLPPTAVADLLIYQLWSSAGRDAAEGRTVFSKPGGGTRVGETLSELPLTLRSDPHEPGLESAPFVIAHASGDDASVFDNGLPLAPTAWVRDGKLDRLVTTRHSAGLTGLPVAPGIGNVILEGGDDERSLAEMVAGTERGLLLTCLWYIREVDPATLLLTGLTRDGVYLVENGEVAGEVNNFRFNESPVDLLSRAAEAGRTEKTLPREWSDWFTRAAMPALRIPDFNMSSVSQGV; this is encoded by the coding sequence ATGAGCGCCGTCAGCAAGCCGCACGAGATCGTCGAGCGTGCCCTCGACCTGTCCACCGCCGACGGCTGCGTGGTCATCGCCGACGAGGAGTCATCGGCCAATCTGCGCTGGGCCGGCAATGCCCTGACCACCAACGGGGTGACCCGCGGCCGCACGCTCACGGTGATCGCGACCATGGACGGCAAGGAGGGCACGGCCTCGGGTGTGGTGTCACGCTCGGCCGTGACCGTCGACGACCTGGAGCCGCTGGTGCGGGCCGCCGAGGCGGCCGCGCGGGCGGCCGGGCCTGCCGAGGACGCGCAGCCGCTGGTCACCGGGGTGCCGGTGGCCGGGGACTTCACGGACGCGCCGGCCGAGACATCGTCGGCCGTCTTCACGGACTTCGCGCCCGCGCTCGGCGAGGCGTTCGCCAGGGCCCGCTCCGGCGGCCGCGAGCTGTACGGCTTCGCCCACCACCGGCTGACCTCGACGTATCTCGGTACGTCCACCGGCGTGCGGCTCCGCCACGACCAGCCCACCGGCACGCTGGAGGTCAACGCCAAGTCGGCGGGTTCCGGCGGGGCCGCTCCCCGCTCCGCCTGGGCGGGCCGCTCGACCCGGGACTTCAAGGATGTGGACCCGGCCGCGCTCGACGTGGAGCTGGCGACGCGGCTGGGCTGGGCCGAGCGGCGGATCGAGCTGCCCGCCGGGCGGTACGAGACGCTGCTGCCGCCGACCGCCGTCGCGGATCTGCTGATCTACCAGCTGTGGTCGTCCGCCGGCCGGGACGCCGCGGAAGGGCGCACGGTCTTCTCGAAGCCCGGTGGCGGCACGCGCGTCGGCGAGACGCTGTCCGAGCTCCCCCTCACGCTGCGCAGCGACCCGCACGAGCCGGGTCTGGAGTCCGCGCCGTTCGTGATCGCCCACGCCTCCGGTGACGACGCCTCCGTCTTCGACAACGGTCTGCCGCTCGCCCCGACCGCGTGGGTGCGGGACGGGAAGCTGGACCGGCTGGTCACCACCCGGCACAGCGCGGGCCTGACCGGTCTGCCCGTCGCCCCTGGCATCGGCAACGTCATCCTGGAGGGCGGCGACGACGAGCGTTCCCTGGCGGAGATGGTCGCGGGCACGGAGCGCGGGCTGCTGCTCACCTGCCTCTGGTACATCCGGGAGGTCGACCCGGCGACGCTGCTGCTGACCGGGCTGACCCGGGACGGGGTCTATCTCGTCGAGAACGGCGAGGTCGCCGGCGAGGTGAACAACTTCCGGTTCAACGAGTCGCCGGTGGATCTGCTGTCCCGGGCGGCCGAGGCGGGCCGGACGGAGAAGACGCTGCCGCGCGAGTGGAGCGACTGGTTCACCAGGGCCGCGATGCCCGCGCTGCGGATCCCGGACTTCAACATGAGCTCGGTCAGTCAGGGCGTATGA
- a CDS encoding TldD/PmbA family protein has translation MPHDIDQTFLALPLRALADAALARARALGAEHADFRLERVRSAAWRLRDAKPAGSSDTTDLGYAVRVVHGGAWGFASGVDLTMDAAAKVASQAVAMAKLSAQVIAAAGSDERVELAEEPVHTERTWVSSYEIDPFAVADEEKSALLSDWSSRLLGAEGVAHVDASLLTVHENKFYADTAGTVTTQQRVRLHPQLTAVAVDDTTGEFDSMRTIAPPVGRGWEYLTGTGWDWDSELEQIPELLAEKMRAPSVEAGRYDLVVDPSNLWLTIHESIGHATELDRALGYEAAYAGTSFATFDQLGKLRYGAPVMNVTGDRTAEHGLATVGYDDEGVEAQSWDLVKDGTLVGYQLDRRIARLTGLGRSNGCAFADSPGHVPVQRMANVSLQPDPGGLSTEDLIGGVERGIYVVGDRSWSIDMQRYNFQFTGQRFFRIEGGRLAGQLRDVAYQATTTDFWGSMEKVGGPQTYVLGGAFNCGKAQPGQVAAVSHGCPSALFRDVNILNTTQEAGR, from the coding sequence GTGCCCCATGACATCGATCAGACGTTTCTCGCGCTGCCGCTGCGTGCGCTCGCGGACGCGGCGCTGGCCCGGGCCCGTGCGCTGGGTGCCGAGCACGCCGACTTCCGGCTGGAGCGGGTCCGCAGCGCCGCATGGCGACTGAGGGACGCGAAGCCGGCCGGTTCATCCGACACGACCGACCTCGGGTATGCGGTGCGGGTGGTGCACGGCGGGGCGTGGGGTTTCGCGTCCGGGGTCGATCTGACCATGGACGCCGCCGCGAAGGTGGCGTCGCAGGCGGTGGCGATGGCGAAGCTGTCGGCCCAGGTGATCGCGGCGGCCGGGTCCGACGAGCGGGTGGAGCTGGCCGAGGAGCCGGTGCACACGGAGCGGACGTGGGTGTCGTCGTACGAGATCGATCCGTTCGCGGTCGCCGACGAGGAGAAGTCCGCGCTGCTGTCCGACTGGAGCTCACGGCTGCTGGGCGCGGAGGGCGTGGCGCATGTGGACGCCTCGCTGCTCACCGTGCACGAGAACAAGTTCTACGCGGACACGGCGGGCACCGTCACCACCCAGCAGCGGGTGCGGCTGCATCCCCAGCTCACCGCCGTCGCCGTCGACGATACGACCGGTGAGTTCGACTCCATGCGGACGATCGCGCCGCCGGTGGGCCGTGGCTGGGAGTACCTGACCGGCACGGGCTGGGACTGGGACTCCGAGCTGGAGCAGATTCCGGAGCTGCTCGCCGAGAAGATGCGCGCGCCGAGCGTCGAGGCGGGACGGTACGACCTGGTCGTGGACCCGTCCAATCTGTGGCTGACGATCCACGAGTCGATCGGCCACGCCACGGAGCTCGACCGTGCGCTCGGCTACGAGGCGGCGTACGCGGGGACGTCCTTCGCCACCTTCGACCAGCTGGGCAAGCTGCGCTACGGCGCGCCGGTGATGAACGTGACCGGGGACCGGACGGCGGAGCACGGCCTCGCCACGGTCGGGTACGACGACGAGGGCGTCGAGGCGCAGAGCTGGGACCTGGTGAAGGACGGCACGCTCGTCGGGTACCAGCTGGACCGGCGCATCGCCCGCCTGACGGGCCTCGGCCGGTCCAACGGCTGCGCCTTCGCGGACTCCCCCGGCCATGTCCCGGTGCAGCGGATGGCGAACGTGTCGCTCCAGCCGGATCCGGGCGGGCTGTCGACGGAGGATCTGATCGGCGGCGTGGAGCGCGGGATCTACGTGGTCGGCGACCGGTCGTGGTCGATCGACATGCAGCGGTACAACTTCCAGTTCACGGGCCAGCGCTTCTTCCGCATCGAGGGCGGCAGGCTGGCCGGCCAGCTGCGCGACGTGGCGTACCAGGCGACGACGACGGACTTCTGGGGCTCGATGGAGAAGGTCGGCGGCCCGCAGACATACGTCCTGGGCGGCGCCTTCAACTGCGGCAAGGCCCAGCCGGGCCAGGTGGCGGCGGTCTCGCACGGCTGCCCGTCCGCCCTGTTCCGCGATGTCAACATCCTGAACACGACGCAGGAGGCGGGGCGATGA
- a CDS encoding solute symporter family protein, which produces MSSSITTLQGVQLAASNAANSTSEHRPLIITLFAAFVVATLFITVWAGRQTKDAADFYAGGRQFTGFQNGLAISGDYMSAASFLGIAGAIALFGYDGFLYSIGFLVAWLVALLLVAEPLRNSGRYTMGDVLAYRMRQRPVRTAAGTSTIVVSIFYLLAQMAGAGVLVSLLLGITSDAGKIAIVGLVGILMILYVTIGGMKGTTWVQMVKAVLLIAGTLLITFLVLLKFNFNISDLLGTAAEQSGKGAAFLEPGLKYGATGTSKLDFISLGIALVLGTAGLPHILIRFYTVPTAKAARKSVIWAIGIIGAFYLMTIALGFGAAALVGPEEITASNKAGNTAAPLLALHIGGADSAGGAILLAVISAVAFATILAVVAGLTLASSSSFAHDIYANVIRKGQATEKEEVRAARWATVLIGIVSIALGAMARDLNVAGLVALAFAVAASANLPTILYSLFWKRFTTQGALWSIYGGLISSVVLVLFSPVVSGKPTSMFPSADFAWFPLENPGLVSIPLGFLLGWLGSLLSKEEPDKGKYAELEVKSLTGVGAH; this is translated from the coding sequence ATGAGCAGCAGCATCACCACCCTCCAGGGCGTCCAGCTCGCCGCGTCGAACGCGGCGAACTCCACCAGCGAGCACCGGCCGTTGATCATCACGCTCTTCGCCGCCTTCGTCGTCGCGACGCTGTTCATCACCGTCTGGGCCGGCCGGCAGACCAAGGACGCCGCCGACTTCTACGCGGGCGGGCGCCAGTTCACCGGTTTCCAGAACGGCCTCGCCATCTCCGGCGACTACATGTCCGCCGCGTCCTTCCTGGGCATCGCCGGCGCCATCGCCCTCTTCGGGTACGACGGCTTCCTGTACTCCATCGGGTTCCTGGTCGCCTGGCTGGTCGCCCTGCTGCTCGTCGCCGAACCGCTGCGCAACTCCGGCCGGTACACCATGGGCGACGTCCTGGCGTACCGCATGCGCCAGCGCCCGGTCCGCACCGCTGCCGGCACCTCCACCATCGTCGTCTCGATCTTCTATCTGCTCGCCCAGATGGCAGGTGCGGGTGTGCTCGTCTCACTGCTGCTCGGCATCACCAGCGACGCCGGGAAGATCGCGATCGTCGGTCTCGTCGGCATCCTGATGATTCTCTACGTCACGATCGGTGGCATGAAGGGCACCACCTGGGTGCAGATGGTCAAGGCCGTCCTGCTCATCGCGGGCACCCTGCTCATCACCTTCCTGGTGCTGCTGAAGTTCAACTTCAACATCTCCGACCTGCTCGGCACGGCGGCCGAGCAGAGCGGCAAGGGTGCGGCGTTCCTGGAGCCCGGCCTCAAGTACGGTGCCACCGGCACCTCCAAGCTGGACTTCATCTCGCTCGGCATCGCGCTCGTGCTCGGCACCGCGGGTCTGCCGCACATCCTCATCCGCTTCTACACGGTGCCCACCGCCAAGGCCGCCCGTAAGTCCGTCATCTGGGCCATCGGCATCATCGGCGCCTTCTACCTGATGACGATCGCGCTCGGCTTCGGCGCGGCGGCGCTCGTCGGACCGGAGGAGATCACCGCGTCCAACAAGGCGGGCAACACGGCGGCGCCACTGCTCGCCCTGCACATCGGCGGAGCCGACTCGGCGGGCGGCGCGATCCTGCTGGCCGTGATCTCCGCGGTCGCCTTCGCCACCATCCTCGCCGTCGTCGCCGGCCTCACCCTGGCCTCGTCCTCGTCCTTCGCGCACGACATCTACGCCAACGTCATCCGCAAGGGGCAGGCGACGGAGAAGGAAGAGGTCCGCGCGGCGCGCTGGGCGACCGTCCTCATCGGCATCGTCTCCATCGCGCTGGGTGCGATGGCCCGCGACCTGAACGTGGCGGGACTGGTCGCGCTCGCCTTCGCGGTCGCCGCGTCCGCCAACCTGCCGACGATCCTCTACAGCCTCTTCTGGAAGCGGTTCACCACCCAGGGAGCCCTCTGGTCGATCTACGGTGGCCTGATCTCGTCGGTGGTGCTGGTCCTCTTCTCCCCGGTCGTCTCCGGCAAGCCCACGTCGATGTTCCCGTCCGCGGACTTCGCCTGGTTCCCGCTGGAGAACCCGGGCCTCGTCTCCATCCCGCTGGGCTTCCTGCTCGGCTGGCTCGGCTCGCTCCTCTCCAAGGAGGAGCCGGACAAGGGCAAGTACGCCGAGCTGGAGGTCAAGTCCCTCACGGGCGTCGGCGCCCACTGA
- a CDS encoding GlsB/YeaQ/YmgE family stress response membrane protein: MHWLWAIIVGFVLGLLAKAILPGKQHSPLWLLTIFGMIGAILGNVIAESLGIAETRGIDWGRHALQIVAALIVVGLGEMLYMAVRGGKKQRA; this comes from the coding sequence ATGCACTGGTTGTGGGCGATCATCGTCGGGTTCGTGCTGGGATTGCTGGCCAAGGCCATCCTGCCGGGAAAGCAGCACAGCCCCCTCTGGCTCCTCACGATCTTCGGCATGATCGGCGCGATCCTCGGCAACGTGATCGCGGAATCGCTCGGAATCGCGGAGACGCGGGGCATCGACTGGGGCCGGCACGCCCTCCAGATCGTTGCCGCCCTGATCGTCGTCGGCCTGGGCGAGATGCTCTACATGGCCGTACGCGGCGGGAAGAAACAGAGAGCCTGA
- a CDS encoding DUF485 domain-containing protein, whose protein sequence is MATDAPPPEGGTDTSPAQPTTEEFVEEQESAEFGELRRSYRSFAFPLTVAFIAWYLLYVLLSNYAGGFMGSKLFGNINVAFVFGLAQFATTFLIAWFYARHAADKLDPKAEAIKSRMERTGATEADA, encoded by the coding sequence GTGGCTACCGATGCACCGCCGCCCGAGGGCGGTACGGACACCAGCCCTGCCCAGCCCACGACGGAGGAGTTCGTCGAAGAGCAGGAGAGTGCGGAATTCGGCGAACTGCGCCGCTCGTACCGCTCCTTCGCCTTCCCCCTGACCGTCGCCTTCATCGCCTGGTACCTGCTGTACGTGCTGCTGTCCAACTACGCGGGCGGCTTCATGGGCAGCAAACTCTTCGGCAACATCAACGTGGCCTTCGTCTTCGGGCTCGCCCAGTTCGCCACGACCTTCCTCATCGCCTGGTTCTATGCGCGGCACGCGGCCGACAAGCTCGACCCCAAGGCGGAAGCGATCAAGTCCCGTATGGAGCGCACGGGGGCAACGGAGGCCGACGCATGA